A single region of the Paraburkholderia megapolitana genome encodes:
- a CDS encoding DUF177 domain-containing protein, whose amino-acid sequence MTQNPGKPAGLASLRELDLFEFARSGRQAAGVLRVSQLPRMLNEVPADAPDRDTAFTWQAEGATQPELQDDGTEGPQPYLRLAVHGAAWLGCQRCLAPYEQAFNVDATYRIVNTEAEAEEFPLDEDDVEVIVGSRQFDLVDLIEEELLLSMPLVPTHDVCPEVHESLVSGVGGAEDEADEGGKDEVEGGEPERPNPFAALGALKRNDPDGEKH is encoded by the coding sequence ATGACTCAAAATCCTGGCAAACCTGCGGGTCTCGCCTCGCTGCGCGAACTCGATCTGTTCGAATTCGCGCGCAGTGGGCGGCAGGCGGCGGGTGTGCTGCGCGTCTCGCAACTGCCGCGCATGTTAAACGAAGTCCCGGCGGATGCACCAGATCGCGACACCGCGTTCACGTGGCAGGCCGAAGGGGCGACGCAGCCGGAATTGCAGGATGACGGCACCGAGGGCCCCCAGCCTTATCTGCGGCTCGCGGTTCACGGTGCCGCGTGGTTGGGCTGTCAGCGGTGCCTCGCGCCGTATGAGCAGGCTTTCAACGTCGATGCGACGTACCGGATCGTCAACACGGAAGCTGAAGCTGAAGAGTTTCCGCTCGACGAGGATGATGTCGAGGTGATCGTGGGCTCACGCCAGTTCGATCTCGTCGACCTGATCGAGGAAGAGTTGCTGCTTTCGATGCCGCTCGTGCCCACGCACGATGTCTGCCCGGAAGTGCATGAAAGTCTGGTGTCGGGCGTCGGTGGGGCAGAAGACGAAGCCGATGAAGGCGGGAAGGATGAAGTCGAGGGCGGCGAGCCCGAGCGGCCGAATCCGTTTGCGGCGCTGGGTGCGCTCAAGCGCAACGATCCCGACGGCGAGAAGCACTGA
- a CDS encoding Maf-like protein, which yields MPDSPEHPPRLILASSSRYRRELLERLRVPFDVVVPAIDETPLAGESPAATALRLAEAKARAVAAGLDGRQAALVIGSDQVATYDDRQIGKPGSHANALAQLQAMRGREVLFHSALCLFDSRTDSAQTLDVVTRVQFRNLPDAALDAYLHAETPYDVAGSAKSEGLGIALLDAIESDDPTALVGLPLIALTRMLLAAGYPLLGAQ from the coding sequence ATGCCAGATTCCCCTGAACACCCGCCCCGCCTGATTCTGGCGTCGAGCTCGCGCTATCGCCGCGAGCTGCTCGAACGCCTGCGGGTCCCGTTCGACGTCGTCGTGCCCGCCATCGACGAAACTCCTTTAGCCGGCGAATCACCCGCCGCGACCGCGCTGCGGCTTGCCGAGGCGAAGGCACGCGCGGTTGCGGCCGGTCTCGACGGACGACAGGCTGCGCTCGTCATCGGCTCCGATCAGGTCGCGACCTACGACGATCGGCAGATCGGCAAACCCGGTTCGCACGCCAATGCGCTTGCCCAGTTGCAAGCCATGCGCGGCCGCGAAGTGCTGTTCCATAGCGCGCTGTGCCTGTTCGACAGCCGTACCGACAGCGCCCAAACGCTCGATGTCGTCACGCGCGTGCAGTTCCGGAATCTGCCAGACGCCGCGCTCGACGCCTATCTGCACGCCGAAACCCCGTACGATGTCGCGGGCAGCGCCAAATCCGAAGGGCTCGGCATCGCGCTGCTCGACGCCATCGAATCCGACGATCCGACGGCGCTCGTCGGCCTGCCGCTGATCGCGTTGACGCGCATGCTGCTCGCGGCCGGCTATCCACTGCTGGGGGCGCAATGA
- a CDS encoding SAM-dependent methyltransferase gives MSGTLYLIPNTLGEGDADALAAVLPAPVRSRAAALGYYIGENAKTTRAFLKKIGTERPIQEIEIRELNVNTPAGEIDRLLAPILAGADAGLVSEAGCPAVADPGALLVRRAHERGVKVVPFVGPSSILLALMASGLNGQSFAFHGYLPVDAAERAKRLRDLEQQSRKAQQTQIFIETPYRNRALLDTLLASCAPSTRVCVAVDLTLASETIVSRAVSDWKKTPALDLHKRPAIFLLLAV, from the coding sequence ATGAGCGGCACGCTTTATCTGATCCCGAATACGCTCGGCGAAGGCGACGCTGACGCGCTTGCGGCCGTCCTGCCCGCGCCGGTGCGCAGCCGGGCCGCGGCGCTCGGCTATTACATCGGCGAGAACGCCAAGACAACGCGCGCGTTCCTGAAAAAAATCGGCACCGAGCGCCCGATCCAGGAGATCGAGATCCGCGAACTCAACGTGAATACGCCTGCGGGGGAGATCGACCGTTTGCTCGCGCCGATACTCGCGGGGGCTGACGCGGGGCTCGTTTCCGAGGCCGGCTGCCCGGCAGTAGCCGATCCGGGTGCGCTGCTCGTGCGCCGCGCGCATGAACGCGGCGTCAAGGTCGTGCCGTTTGTCGGTCCGAGTTCGATCCTGCTCGCGTTGATGGCCTCGGGCCTGAATGGCCAGAGTTTTGCGTTCCACGGCTATCTGCCGGTGGATGCCGCCGAGCGCGCAAAACGCCTGCGCGATCTCGAGCAGCAATCGCGCAAGGCGCAACAGACGCAGATTTTCATCGAAACGCCCTACCGCAACCGCGCCCTGCTCGATACGCTGCTCGCGAGTTGCGCGCCGTCGACGCGCGTCTGCGTCGCCGTCGATCTGACGCTTGCAAGCGAAACGATTGTGAGCCGCGCGGTCAGCGACTGGAAAAAAACGCCGGCGCTCGATCTACACAAGCGGCCGGCGATTTTCCTGCTGCTGGCGGTATAA
- a CDS encoding S49 family peptidase — translation MSDNLTPGSNQSSDPSRQPGATSEPGWERAALERIALAAISEQRAARRWKIFFRFVALGIVLLLAWGIFDFSGDKVTSTGRHTALVSLDGEISSSTNANADDINSALDSAFDDAGTAGVVLAINSPGGSPVQAGIINSEIQRLRHKYPSIPLYVTVGDMCASGGYYVAAAADKIYVDKASIVGSIGVLMDGFGFTGLMDKLGIQRRLRTSGENKGFFDPFSPDTPKMDAHAQEMLDQIHQQFIDAVRQGRGKRLHETPDTFSGLFWTGEKSVELGLADGFGSTDFVAREIIKAPDIVDYTVKDSFTDRVARKFGAAVGSAAMHAMVLGGKLNLR, via the coding sequence ATGTCCGACAATCTCACTCCTGGTTCCAATCAATCGTCCGACCCGAGCCGTCAACCGGGCGCCACCTCCGAGCCCGGCTGGGAACGTGCGGCGCTCGAGCGCATCGCGCTCGCCGCGATCAGCGAGCAACGCGCGGCACGGCGCTGGAAAATCTTCTTTCGCTTCGTCGCGCTCGGCATCGTGCTGTTGCTGGCGTGGGGGATCTTCGATTTTTCGGGCGACAAGGTTACGTCGACCGGCCGTCATACGGCGCTTGTCTCGCTCGACGGCGAGATTTCGTCCAGCACGAACGCCAACGCCGACGACATCAATTCCGCGCTCGATAGCGCCTTCGACGACGCGGGCACCGCGGGCGTCGTGCTCGCCATCAACAGCCCGGGCGGTAGCCCGGTGCAGGCGGGCATCATCAATAGCGAGATCCAGCGGTTGCGTCACAAATATCCGTCCATTCCGCTCTACGTGACGGTCGGCGATATGTGCGCATCGGGTGGCTACTATGTCGCGGCCGCCGCCGACAAGATCTATGTCGACAAGGCGAGCATCGTCGGTTCGATTGGTGTGCTGATGGACGGCTTCGGCTTTACCGGGCTGATGGACAAGCTCGGTATCCAGCGTCGCCTGCGCACGTCGGGTGAAAACAAGGGCTTTTTCGACCCGTTCTCGCCCGATACGCCGAAGATGGACGCGCATGCGCAGGAAATGCTCGACCAGATTCACCAGCAGTTCATCGATGCGGTTCGTCAAGGTCGCGGCAAGCGGCTGCATGAGACGCCAGATACCTTCTCCGGTCTCTTCTGGACCGGCGAGAAAAGTGTCGAACTGGGGCTGGCTGACGGTTTTGGCAGTACCGACTTCGTTGCGCGCGAAATCATCAAGGCGCCGGACATCGTCGACTACACCGTGAAGGATAGTTTCACCGACCGGGTCGCACGCAAGTTCGGCGCGGCGGTCGGTAGCGCCGCGATGCACGCGATGGTGCTCGGCGGCAAGCTGAATCTGCGTTGA
- a CDS encoding HAD-IIIA family hydrolase, which produces MARQQFDLIVFDWDGTLMDSTAHITRSIQSACRDLGLPVPADEAASFVIGLGLRDALQIAAPTLDPADYPRLAERYRFHYLVKDQTTELFDGVPAMLQGLRDEGYLLAVATGKSRVGLNRALDQVRLTSLFDGTRCADETFSKPHPAMLHELTRELGQDPARTVMVGDTTHDLQMAINAGMSGIGVTYGAHPAATLAALEPKFLASDVASLSVWLHDHA; this is translated from the coding sequence ATGGCTCGACAGCAATTTGACCTGATCGTCTTCGACTGGGACGGTACGCTGATGGACTCGACCGCCCACATCACGCGCAGCATCCAGTCCGCGTGCCGCGATCTCGGCCTGCCGGTGCCTGCCGATGAAGCCGCCAGCTTCGTAATCGGCCTGGGCTTGCGCGATGCGCTGCAGATCGCGGCACCGACGCTCGATCCGGCCGACTATCCACGCCTCGCCGAGCGCTACCGCTTTCACTATCTCGTGAAAGATCAGACCACCGAGCTCTTCGACGGCGTGCCCGCGATGCTGCAAGGCCTGCGCGATGAGGGTTACCTGCTTGCCGTGGCGACCGGCAAGAGCCGCGTCGGACTGAACCGCGCGCTCGACCAGGTGCGTCTGACGAGCCTCTTCGACGGAACGCGCTGTGCCGACGAAACCTTTTCGAAACCGCATCCGGCGATGCTGCACGAACTCACGCGCGAACTGGGTCAAGATCCGGCTCGAACCGTGATGGTCGGCGACACGACGCACGACCTGCAGATGGCGATCAATGCCGGTATGTCCGGCATCGGCGTCACCTACGGCGCGCATCCGGCTGCGACGCTGGCTGCGCTCGAACCGAAATTCCTCGCGTCCGATGTGGCGTCGCTGTCCGTCTGGCTGCACGACCACGCATGA
- a CDS encoding RluA family pseudouridine synthase translates to MKELGKISQKSVAGDQVSMLEIDEDTAGQRIDNFLLKVCKGVPKSHIYRILRSGEVRVNKGRIDAQYRLVSGDIVRVPPIRVAQPEEPVVSSNVPAAHFPILFEDDHLLVIDKPSGVAVHGGSGVAFGVIEQLRQAHPQARFLELVHRLDRETSGVLMLAKKRSALVALHEQIRENRMDKRYYACVQGEWASDWGRRRIVKEPLHKYLLPDGERRVRVQPDGLPSHTVFNLVDQWPGSGYVLLEAELKTGRTHQIRVHLAHLGLPILGDAKYGDFALNKALARADARPGLKRMFLHAYRLKLTHPATGATLQFEAPLPADCRRFVDQLRALRDQSDASGAGR, encoded by the coding sequence ATGAAAGAGTTAGGCAAAATTTCCCAGAAATCGGTCGCAGGTGACCAGGTCTCGATGCTCGAAATCGACGAGGATACGGCCGGCCAGCGCATCGACAATTTCCTGTTAAAAGTCTGTAAAGGTGTGCCCAAAAGCCATATTTACAGAATCCTGCGCAGCGGCGAGGTGCGGGTCAATAAGGGCAGAATCGATGCGCAGTACCGGCTCGTTTCCGGCGATATCGTGCGCGTGCCGCCCATCCGGGTGGCGCAGCCGGAAGAACCGGTCGTGTCGTCGAACGTGCCCGCCGCCCACTTTCCGATCCTGTTCGAGGACGATCACCTGCTGGTAATCGACAAACCGTCGGGCGTCGCTGTGCATGGCGGCAGCGGGGTCGCGTTTGGCGTGATCGAGCAGTTGCGGCAGGCGCATCCGCAGGCCCGATTCCTCGAACTGGTGCATCGGCTCGATCGGGAAACCTCCGGTGTATTGATGCTCGCCAAGAAGCGCTCGGCGCTGGTGGCGCTGCACGAGCAGATTCGCGAGAACCGCATGGATAAACGGTACTATGCGTGCGTTCAGGGCGAATGGGCGAGCGACTGGGGCCGCCGGCGCATCGTCAAGGAGCCGCTGCACAAGTACTTGCTGCCGGATGGCGAGCGACGGGTGCGGGTGCAACCGGACGGCCTGCCGTCGCATACGGTGTTCAATCTGGTCGACCAGTGGCCCGGCTCCGGCTACGTGCTGCTCGAAGCGGAACTGAAGACCGGCCGTACGCATCAGATCCGCGTGCATCTGGCGCATCTCGGGCTGCCGATCCTCGGCGACGCAAAATATGGCGATTTCGCGCTGAACAAGGCGCTTGCGCGTGCCGATGCGCGCCCGGGCCTGAAGCGGATGTTTCTCCACGCTTACCGGCTCAAGCTCACGCACCCGGCCACCGGCGCGACGCTACAGTTCGAGGCGCCGTTGCCGGCCGATTGCCGGCGTTTCGTCGATCAGTTGCGTGCATTGCGTGACCAAAGCGATGCAAGCGGCGCCGGTCGATGA
- a CDS encoding Rne/Rng family ribonuclease, whose protein sequence is MKRMLFNATQQEELRVAIVDGQKLIDIDIETAGREQRKGNIYKGVITRIEPSLEACFVNYGEDRHGFLPFKEVARQYFRDGVEMRSARIQDALREGQELIVQVEKEERGNKGAALTTFISLAGRYLVLMPNNPRGGGVSRRIEGDDRQELRETMAQLELPEGMSIIARTAGIGRSAEELQWDLNYLMQLWRAIEAASQSGSNGQPMLIYLESSLVIRAIRDYFQPDIGEILIDTTEIHDQARAFMDIVMPDNVSKVKRYHDDVPLFSRFQIEHQIETAYSRTVPLPSGGAIVIDHTEALVAIDVNSARATKGADIEETAARTNLEAADEVARQLRLRDLGGLIVIDFIDMESAKSQRDVEQRLKDALKHDRARVQMGKISRFGLMELSRQRLRPALSEGSHVTCPRCNGTGHIRDTESSALQVLRIIQEEAMKENTAAIHCQVPVEVTAFLLNEKRAEINKIESRFKVNVVLIPNKHLDTPHYKLERLRHDDTRLDEPRASWKMAEEAAHELESETGYSKRTEEVKPKQEAVVKGITPEKPAPSAAARPAAAAPTPAPVAVTPAAGGFIGWLKNLFGVQPAAPAPAPAPAEKPARPAREQRTERGGERSGDRNRNRRGGAGPRGENAAGNRPGQQPQRREEREPREGREARESREPREARESREPREARGGRDQREGREGREGRGERTERGQDRTERVEATEGAPRAERGDRQERGDRQPRGERGERRKQQPEAVEAQTQDETLNAAALAAAQAAPGEGQAPIDQEATTREGEERRRRRRGRRGGRREREDENGSENVNENAGENVNVNHAADVAEAGGETEGQVTRVVTETPVRAPEQVGRHEAPVAQPAAVAVAAAAVATETVVASEAHAAETPVQAAEPVAVTHAPQAFEQSAAPVVETQATPAVAAAQEEPAPAVAAAIEPTPAPVEAPVAPIVVAPVVEAAPAVTETASSFVASEAAPAVVVEAPAAPASQPVQVEFAQPTPEPAPVAFSAPAEPQPVAEPVAEPVRAPQPQAAQPAPQRNGLTAETLQPMLESAGLVWVNTDAGKLRASQDAAAQVVKPARAVRERKPLPPLDTAPMQQVETGKSQH, encoded by the coding sequence ATGAAACGCATGCTGTTTAATGCGACGCAGCAGGAAGAACTGCGCGTCGCCATCGTCGATGGGCAAAAACTCATCGACATCGACATCGAAACTGCCGGCCGCGAACAGCGCAAAGGCAATATCTACAAGGGCGTCATCACCCGCATCGAGCCATCGCTCGAAGCCTGTTTCGTCAACTACGGCGAAGACCGGCACGGCTTCCTGCCGTTCAAGGAAGTCGCCCGCCAGTACTTCCGCGACGGCGTCGAAATGCGCTCTGCGCGCATCCAGGACGCACTGCGCGAAGGCCAGGAACTCATCGTCCAGGTCGAAAAGGAAGAGCGCGGCAACAAGGGCGCAGCCCTCACCACCTTCATCTCGCTGGCCGGACGCTACCTCGTCCTGATGCCGAACAACCCGCGCGGCGGCGGCGTATCGCGCCGGATCGAAGGCGACGACCGCCAGGAACTGCGCGAAACCATGGCGCAGCTGGAACTGCCGGAAGGCATGAGCATCATCGCCCGCACGGCCGGCATCGGCCGTAGCGCGGAAGAGCTGCAGTGGGACCTGAACTACCTGATGCAACTGTGGCGCGCTATCGAAGCCGCGTCGCAAAGCGGTTCGAACGGTCAGCCGATGCTGATTTACCTCGAATCGAGCCTCGTGATCCGCGCGATTCGCGACTACTTCCAGCCGGATATCGGCGAAATCCTGATCGACACGACCGAAATCCATGACCAGGCGCGCGCCTTCATGGATATCGTGATGCCGGACAATGTCAGCAAGGTGAAGCGGTATCACGACGATGTGCCGCTCTTCTCGCGCTTCCAGATCGAACACCAGATCGAAACCGCCTATTCCCGCACGGTGCCGCTGCCGTCCGGTGGCGCGATCGTGATCGACCACACCGAAGCGCTCGTCGCAATCGACGTGAACTCGGCACGCGCCACCAAGGGCGCCGACATCGAGGAAACGGCCGCGCGCACGAACCTCGAAGCCGCCGACGAAGTCGCCCGCCAGTTGCGCCTGCGCGACCTGGGCGGCCTGATCGTGATCGACTTCATCGATATGGAATCGGCGAAGAGCCAGCGCGACGTCGAGCAGCGCCTGAAAGACGCGCTCAAGCACGACCGTGCGCGCGTCCAGATGGGCAAGATCTCGCGCTTCGGCCTGATGGAACTGTCGCGCCAGCGGCTGCGCCCGGCGCTGTCCGAGGGCAGCCACGTCACATGCCCGCGCTGTAACGGCACGGGCCACATCCGCGATACCGAATCGTCCGCGCTGCAAGTGCTGCGGATCATTCAGGAAGAAGCGATGAAGGAAAACACCGCGGCAATCCACTGCCAGGTGCCGGTCGAAGTGACCGCCTTCCTGCTGAACGAAAAGCGCGCGGAAATCAACAAGATCGAATCGCGCTTCAAGGTCAACGTCGTGTTGATCCCGAACAAGCATCTCGATACGCCGCACTACAAGCTCGAGCGCCTGCGTCACGACGACACGCGCCTCGACGAGCCGCGTGCTTCGTGGAAGATGGCTGAAGAAGCGGCGCACGAACTGGAGTCGGAAACCGGCTACAGCAAGCGCACCGAGGAAGTGAAGCCGAAGCAGGAAGCCGTGGTAAAGGGCATCACGCCGGAAAAGCCGGCGCCGAGCGCTGCGGCCAGGCCGGCAGCAGCGGCACCGACGCCGGCTCCGGTCGCGGTGACACCGGCTGCAGGCGGTTTCATCGGCTGGTTGAAGAATCTGTTCGGCGTGCAGCCGGCTGCACCGGCTCCGGCCCCCGCACCGGCCGAAAAACCGGCGCGTCCGGCCCGCGAACAGCGCACCGAACGCGGTGGTGAGCGTAGTGGCGACCGTAATCGCAATCGTCGTGGCGGCGCAGGTCCGCGCGGCGAAAACGCTGCCGGTAACCGTCCGGGACAGCAACCGCAGCGCCGTGAAGAGCGCGAACCGCGCGAAGGCCGTGAAGCACGTGAAAGCCGTGAGCCGCGTGAAGCACGTGAAAGCCGCGAGCCGCGCGAAGCACGTGGTGGTCGCGATCAACGTGAAGGTCGTGAGGGCCGCGAAGGCCGTGGTGAGCGGACCGAACGCGGTCAGGATCGTACCGAACGCGTCGAAGCTACCGAAGGCGCCCCGCGCGCTGAACGTGGCGACCGGCAGGAACGTGGTGACCGGCAACCACGCGGCGAGCGTGGCGAGCGCCGCAAACAGCAGCCCGAAGCCGTAGAAGCACAAACCCAGGACGAAACCCTGAACGCCGCAGCGCTTGCTGCAGCTCAAGCGGCGCCCGGCGAAGGCCAGGCTCCGATCGATCAGGAAGCGACGACGCGTGAAGGCGAAGAGCGTCGTCGTCGCCGTCGCGGCCGTCGCGGTGGTCGTCGCGAGCGTGAAGACGAAAACGGCAGCGAAAACGTCAATGAAAACGCCGGCGAAAACGTCAACGTCAACCACGCGGCCGATGTGGCCGAGGCGGGCGGCGAAACCGAGGGTCAGGTGACCCGTGTCGTGACGGAAACGCCCGTACGTGCGCCGGAACAGGTCGGTCGTCATGAAGCGCCGGTTGCCCAACCGGCCGCAGTGGCAGTGGCCGCTGCCGCTGTCGCCACGGAAACCGTTGTCGCGAGCGAAGCACATGCCGCCGAAACACCGGTGCAAGCCGCTGAGCCGGTTGCAGTGACGCATGCGCCGCAAGCCTTCGAGCAAAGCGCCGCCCCGGTCGTGGAAACACAAGCCACCCCGGCCGTAGCCGCAGCGCAGGAAGAACCGGCTCCGGCCGTGGCCGCAGCGATCGAGCCGACTCCGGCGCCGGTCGAAGCTCCGGTGGCACCGATCGTCGTAGCGCCTGTTGTCGAAGCCGCACCGGCGGTGACGGAAACGGCATCGTCGTTCGTCGCCAGCGAAGCTGCGCCGGCCGTAGTCGTTGAAGCGCCTGCAGCTCCTGCAAGCCAGCCTGTACAGGTAGAGTTCGCTCAACCGACGCCGGAACCGGCACCCGTGGCTTTCTCGGCCCCCGCCGAACCGCAACCGGTAGCAGAACCCGTCGCCGAGCCGGTCCGCGCACCGCAACCGCAGGCCGCGCAACCGGCACCGCAACGCAACGGCCTGACGGCGGAAACGCTGCAGCCGATGCTCGAAAGCGCGGGCCTGGTGTGGGTCAATACCGACGCCGGCAAGCTGCGCGCGTCGCAGGACGCCGCCGCGCAAGTGGTCAAGCCAGCACGGGCGGTACGCGAGCGCAAGCCGCTGCCGCCGCTGGATACCGCGCCGATGCAACAGGTCGAAACGGGCAAGTCGCAGCACTAA
- the moaA gene encoding GTP 3',8-cyclase MoaA has product MSSRRIIPLTDVSAVPVVDGPALAPNGVLHDTLARPLRDLRISVTDRCNFRCVYCMPRAVFDKDYPFLPHGALLKFEEIERLARIFVAHGVEKIRLTGGEPLLRKNLEFLIERLALLRTPGGRPLDLTLTTNGSLLARKARSLKDAGLTRVTVSLDALDDTLFRRMNDADFAVADVLEGIAAAQAVGLAPVKINMVVKRGTNDAEIIPMARRFRHSGAVLRFIEYMDVGTSNGWNMTEVLPSADVVARIAAHFPLAPLDAHSLAETAQRWGYVDGGGEIGVISSVTRAFCGSCTRARLSTEGKLYLCLFASAGHDLRALVRNGSSDAEIATAVAQIWHQRSDRYSQLRGSAAAQDADERRVEMSYIGG; this is encoded by the coding sequence ATGTCCTCCCGACGCATCATCCCTCTTACCGATGTCAGCGCAGTGCCGGTTGTCGACGGTCCTGCCCTGGCGCCGAACGGCGTGCTTCACGACACGCTGGCGCGGCCGCTGCGCGATCTGCGCATCTCGGTGACGGATCGCTGCAATTTTCGTTGCGTCTACTGCATGCCACGAGCGGTGTTCGACAAGGACTATCCGTTCCTGCCGCACGGCGCGTTGTTGAAGTTCGAAGAGATCGAGCGCCTCGCGCGCATCTTCGTTGCGCACGGTGTCGAGAAAATCCGCCTCACGGGCGGCGAGCCGCTGCTACGCAAGAACCTCGAATTCCTGATTGAACGGCTGGCGCTGCTGCGCACGCCCGGCGGTCGCCCGCTCGATCTGACGCTCACCACCAACGGCTCACTGCTCGCGCGCAAGGCACGCAGCCTGAAAGACGCAGGTCTCACGCGCGTCACGGTGAGCCTCGACGCACTCGACGACACGCTGTTTCGTCGCATGAACGACGCCGACTTTGCAGTCGCCGACGTGCTCGAAGGTATCGCGGCCGCACAGGCCGTGGGGCTCGCGCCCGTGAAGATCAACATGGTCGTCAAGCGCGGGACGAACGATGCCGAAATCATTCCGATGGCGCGCCGCTTCCGTCATTCCGGCGCTGTGCTGCGCTTTATCGAATACATGGACGTGGGTACCTCGAACGGCTGGAACATGACGGAAGTGCTGCCTTCGGCAGACGTGGTTGCGCGCATTGCCGCGCACTTCCCGCTCGCGCCGCTCGACGCGCACAGCCTCGCTGAAACCGCGCAACGCTGGGGCTATGTGGATGGCGGCGGCGAGATCGGCGTCATTTCGAGTGTCACGCGTGCGTTCTGCGGGTCGTGTACGCGGGCGCGTCTGTCGACGGAAGGCAAGCTGTACCTGTGCCTGTTCGCCTCAGCGGGACACGATCTGCGCGCGCTCGTGCGCAACGGCTCAAGCGATGCCGAGATCGCCACCGCCGTCGCGCAGATCTGGCACCAGCGCAGCGACCGCTACTCGCAGTTGCGCGGCAGCGCCGCGGCACAAGATGCGGACGAACGCCGCGTCGAAATGTCGTACATCGGCGGCTGA
- the mobA gene encoding molybdenum cofactor guanylyltransferase MobA translates to MTIDTAHITGLVLAGGRGTRMGGVDKGLQPLHGEPLAAHVLKRLAPQTGPLLISANRHLERYAELGAAYRARVVTDTLPDFPGPLAGLLAGLQSAETAFVLSAPCDTPNLPTDLALRLAQALDAAHADIATVATIDAHGHRSVHPVFALLRTSLADDLAAFLQAGERKVRAWYARHTAVEVVLDDERAFYNVNSLQELADLERS, encoded by the coding sequence ATGACCATCGATACCGCGCACATCACGGGCCTCGTGCTCGCAGGCGGCCGCGGTACACGCATGGGCGGTGTCGACAAGGGCTTGCAGCCGCTGCACGGCGAGCCGCTCGCAGCCCACGTGCTGAAGCGGCTCGCGCCGCAAACCGGTCCGCTGCTGATCAGCGCGAACCGTCACCTCGAGCGTTATGCGGAACTGGGCGCCGCGTATCGGGCGCGCGTCGTCACCGATACCTTGCCCGATTTCCCCGGGCCACTCGCGGGACTGCTGGCCGGATTGCAAAGCGCCGAAACCGCATTCGTCCTCAGCGCACCGTGCGACACCCCCAACCTGCCCACCGATCTCGCGCTGCGTCTCGCGCAGGCGCTCGACGCAGCACACGCGGATATCGCCACAGTCGCGACCATCGACGCCCACGGACATCGTTCGGTTCATCCGGTATTCGCGCTGCTGCGCACCTCGCTGGCCGACGATCTCGCCGCCTTTCTGCAAGCAGGCGAACGTAAGGTGCGCGCGTGGTACGCGCGCCACACGGCGGTCGAAGTCGTCTTGGATGACGAGCGCGCGTTCTACAATGTGAACTCGTTACAAGAACTCGCCGACCTCGAACGTTCATGA